The sequence TGCCTGTTCATCGTGCCGACGGACGCGCCCGGCTTCCAGAAGCGGCCGATCGACATGGAACTCAAGGCCGCGGAGAAGCAGTTCGAGCTGGTCCTGGACGATGTACGCCTCCCTGCGGACGCGCTCGTCGGCGACGAGGACGCGGGCCTGCTCCAGCTGTTCGCCGGGCTCAACCCGGAGCGCATCATGACGGCCGCCTTCGCCATCGGAATGGGCCGGTACGCGCTCGGCCGGGCCATCGAGTACGCCCGCGACCGCACCGTCTGGAAGACGCCCATCGGCGCCCACCAGGCGATCGCGCACCCCCTGGCCCAGGCGCACATCGACCTGGAGCTGGCCCGGCTGATGATGCAGAAGGCGGCCCGTCTCTACGACGCGGGCGACGACATCGGCGCGGGCGAGGCCGCCAACATGGCCAAGTACGCGGCCGGTGAGGCATGTGTGAAGGCCGTCGACCAGGCCGTGCACACCCTCGGCGGCAACGGCCTCACCCGCGAGTACGGGCTCGCCTCGCTGGTCACGGCCGCGCGGGTGGCCCGTATCGCGCCGGTGAGCCGCGAGATGATCCTCAACTACGTCTCCCACCAGAGCCTGGGCCTGCCCAAGTCGTACTGAGCCGCAGCCGCTTGGAGGAACCGTGTTCCGCAGCGAGTACGCGTCCGTCCCGCCCGTCGAACTCCCCGTCCATGACGCCGTGCTGGGCCATGCGGCCGACTTCGGCGAGCGGCCCGCGCTGGTCGACGGCACGGACGGGACCACGCTCACGTACGAGCAGGTGGACCGGTTCCACCGGCGGCTCGCCGCCGCGTTCGCCGAGGCGGGCGTCCGCAAGGGCGATGTTCTCGCCCTGCACAGCCCCAACACCATCGCCTTCCCGACCGCCTTCTACGCCGCCACCCGCGCGGGCGCCACCGTCACCACGGCCCATCCGCTCGCCACCGCCGAGGAGTTGGCCAAGCAGCTGCGCGACAGCGGGACCCGCTGGCTCGTCACCGTCTCCCCGCTGCTGACCACCGCCCGCCGTGCCGCCGAACTCGCGGGCGGCGTACGGGAGATCCTCGTGTGCGACAGCGCGCCCGGGCACCGCTCGCTGATCGACCTGCTCGGCACGGCGGCACCCGAGCCGGACGTGGCGTTCGATCCGGCGCAGGACGTCGCGGTGCTGCCGTACTCCTCCGGCACCACCGGCGTGCCCAAGGGCGTGATGCTCACCCATCGGCAGATCGGCACGAACCTGGCCCAGTTGCAGTCGATCGCGCCCACCGGGCCCGGCGAGCGCATCCTCGCCGTCCTGCCGTTCTTCCACATCTACGGCCTGACCGCGCTCATGAACGCGCCCCTGCGCCTCGGCAGCACGGTCGTCGTGCTGCCCCGCTTCGACCTGGAGACCTTCCTCGCCGCGATCGAGAGGCACCGCATCACCGGCCTCTACGTCGCCCCGCCGATCGTCCTCGCCCTCGCCAAGCACCCGGCGGTCACCCGCTACGACCTCTCCTCCCTCCAGTACGTCCTGTGCGCCGCCGCCCCGCTGGACGCCGCGCTCGCCCGCGCCTGCGCGCGCCGCCTCGGACTGCCCCCGATCGGCCAGGCCTACGGCATGACCGAACTGTCCCCGGGCAGCCATGTCGTCCCGCTCGACCGGCTGCACGACGCGCCCGCCGGAACCGTCGGCAAGCTGATCGCGGGCACCGAGATGCGGATCGTCGCCCTGGACGGCCCCGCCCGTGACCTCGGCGCGGGCGAGGCCGGGGAGATCCTGATCCGGGGGCCCCAGGTGATGAAGGGCTACCTCGGGCGGCCCGAGGACACCGCCGCGCTGATCGACCCGGACGGCTGGCTGCACACCGGAGACGTCGGCCAAGTGGACGGCGACGGCTGGCTGTTCGTGGTGGACCGGGTGAAGGAACTCATCAAGTACAAGGGCTTCCAGGTGGCACCCGCCGAACTGGAGGCCCTGCTGCTCACCCACCCCGGCATCGCCGACGCGGCCGTCGTCGGCGACCACGACGAGGACGGCAACGAGGTGCCGCACGCCTTCGTCGTCCGCCGCTCCGAGGGCGGCGGACCCACCGAGAACGACGTGCTGCTCTACGTCGCCGAGCGCGTCGCACCGTACAAACGCGTCCGCAAGGTCACCTTCACCGGCAGCGTGCCGCGCGCCGCCTCCGGGAAGATCCTGCGGCGCGAGCTCAGGGAGCGCCTATGACCACGACCATCGGACGCGCGCGCACCCGCGGCGTCGAGACCCTCAGCCTGGACGCCACCGGCACGCGCAACGCGCTGTCCGCGAGCCTCGTCGCCGCCCTCGCCGACGCGCTGGCCGAGTGCGGCAAGGACCCGGACGTACGGGCCGTCGTCCTCACCCACACCGGCACCACCTTCTCGGCCGGCGCCGACCTGCGCGAACCGCCGCACCCGGACGCGCTGGTCGCCCTGCTGCGGCAGCTGGTCGAACTGCCAAAGCCGGTCCTCGCCCGGGTCACCGGGCATGTCCGCGCGGGCGGCCTCGGCCTGCTCGCCGCCTGCGACCTGGCCTTCGCCGGCGCGGCGGCCACCTTCGCCTTCACCGAGGTGCGCATCGGGGTGGCCCCCGCGGTGATCTCGCTGCCGCTGCTGCCGCGCGCCGATCCGCGCGCCCTGGCCCGCTACTACCTCACCGGGGAGCGCTTCGGGCCCGAGGAGGCCGTGCGCACCGGGCTGCTCACGGCCGCCGCCGGGGACGTGGACGAGGCCCTGGCACCCGCCCTGGAGGGGCTGCGCCGCTCCGCGCCCGAGGCCCTGGCGGAGACGAAACGGCTGCTCACGGCTAGGGTGCTGGAAACATTCGACCGGGACGCGGCCGGCCTGACCGCGCTCTCGGCCCGCCTGTTCGGCTCCGACCAGGCCCGGGAGGGGATGACGGCCTTCCTGGAGAAGCGGGATCCGGCATGGGTGGTGTGAGCAGATGAGCACGACGGCGGACCGCGGTCGCGGGCCTCGGACGGACCGCGACCGGCAGCCCAAGCAG is a genomic window of Streptomyces sp. WP-1 containing:
- a CDS encoding acyl-CoA dehydrogenase family protein, with product MTTLIESEEHKALRSAVSALGNRYGRDYLTRTLAEGKPLTELWSEAGKLGYLGVNLPEEHGGGGGGITELSIVLEELGAAGSPLLMLVVSPAICGTVISRFGTGAQKRDWLPGLADGTKLMAFGITEPDAGSNSHRITTTARRDGADWLLTGRKVFISGVDMADAVLIVGRTEDARTGRLKPCLFIVPTDAPGFQKRPIDMELKAAEKQFELVLDDVRLPADALVGDEDAGLLQLFAGLNPERIMTAAFAIGMGRYALGRAIEYARDRTVWKTPIGAHQAIAHPLAQAHIDLELARLMMQKAARLYDAGDDIGAGEAANMAKYAAGEACVKAVDQAVHTLGGNGLTREYGLASLVTAARVARIAPVSREMILNYVSHQSLGLPKSY
- a CDS encoding enoyl-CoA hydratase family protein is translated as MTTTIGRARTRGVETLSLDATGTRNALSASLVAALADALAECGKDPDVRAVVLTHTGTTFSAGADLREPPHPDALVALLRQLVELPKPVLARVTGHVRAGGLGLLAACDLAFAGAAATFAFTEVRIGVAPAVISLPLLPRADPRALARYYLTGERFGPEEAVRTGLLTAAAGDVDEALAPALEGLRRSAPEALAETKRLLTARVLETFDRDAAGLTALSARLFGSDQAREGMTAFLEKRDPAWVV
- a CDS encoding 4-coumarate--CoA ligase family protein, coding for MFRSEYASVPPVELPVHDAVLGHAADFGERPALVDGTDGTTLTYEQVDRFHRRLAAAFAEAGVRKGDVLALHSPNTIAFPTAFYAATRAGATVTTAHPLATAEELAKQLRDSGTRWLVTVSPLLTTARRAAELAGGVREILVCDSAPGHRSLIDLLGTAAPEPDVAFDPAQDVAVLPYSSGTTGVPKGVMLTHRQIGTNLAQLQSIAPTGPGERILAVLPFFHIYGLTALMNAPLRLGSTVVVLPRFDLETFLAAIERHRITGLYVAPPIVLALAKHPAVTRYDLSSLQYVLCAAAPLDAALARACARRLGLPPIGQAYGMTELSPGSHVVPLDRLHDAPAGTVGKLIAGTEMRIVALDGPARDLGAGEAGEILIRGPQVMKGYLGRPEDTAALIDPDGWLHTGDVGQVDGDGWLFVVDRVKELIKYKGFQVAPAELEALLLTHPGIADAAVVGDHDEDGNEVPHAFVVRRSEGGGPTENDVLLYVAERVAPYKRVRKVTFTGSVPRAASGKILRRELRERL